In bacterium, the following proteins share a genomic window:
- a CDS encoding transglutaminase domain-containing protein, which yields MKKEWIKCVSLAASFFLLSVCGGKQGFKETPVKPGEDWMGIYVRDQKIGYVYSRQDMKGSNYTFTQKSTMKLEMLGSIETFATTLKASTDSKLDLKDFSFDISSRQNSFFAQGKRIGDKIRINIETSGRKETREIDAKGSLLISPALGHWVLSQSPKPGDKLQVDIFEPTLLRVIPVSVKAISFDTLLIDGKEVPALHLETRMMNLSSEVWLDSSGISIKELQQPGIVMMRESREKALEIESNVEKLDLLSFFAVRPDSLITNPRTIKELVIRIEGLTAADSLSIASSTQKVKYRENGVEFCISSPDTSKVSRTDIPLTEPSEFLSSSVYIQSGDPEIKNKASEIVGDERDVMAASRKLVLWVYKNLRKRATASVPSAVEVLHTLEGDCNEHAILLAALARSEGIPAKINVGLVYLDGAFYYHAWNSLYIGGAWLPVDATFGQIPSDPTHIQLHEGELDEQAKVLSVVGKLKISVISYK from the coding sequence GATGGGTATCTATGTGAGGGACCAGAAGATTGGTTATGTATACTCCAGACAGGATATGAAGGGTTCAAACTATACTTTTACTCAGAAATCTACAATGAAGCTTGAGATGCTTGGATCAATCGAAACTTTTGCAACCACGCTCAAGGCATCCACCGATTCAAAGCTCGATTTAAAGGATTTTTCATTCGATATCTCTTCGAGACAGAACAGCTTCTTTGCGCAGGGCAAACGGATAGGCGACAAAATAAGGATCAACATCGAGACCTCTGGCCGCAAGGAAACAAGAGAGATAGATGCAAAAGGCTCCCTCCTTATCTCGCCCGCCCTTGGACACTGGGTACTTTCGCAATCCCCAAAGCCGGGTGACAAGTTGCAGGTCGACATCTTCGAACCCACTCTTTTGAGGGTAATTCCTGTATCGGTAAAGGCAATCTCCTTCGATACGCTCCTCATCGACGGTAAGGAAGTGCCGGCGCTTCATCTTGAGACGAGGATGATGAATCTTAGCTCAGAGGTCTGGCTTGATTCGTCCGGAATCAGCATAAAGGAGCTTCAGCAGCCAGGTATAGTCATGATGCGTGAATCCCGCGAAAAGGCGCTCGAGATAGAATCTAACGTGGAGAAGCTCGATCTTCTGAGCTTCTTTGCTGTCCGTCCGGACTCCCTCATCACCAATCCCAGAACTATTAAGGAACTGGTTATCCGGATTGAAGGTCTGACCGCGGCAGACAGCCTTTCAATAGCTTCATCAACCCAGAAGGTCAAGTATCGAGAAAACGGGGTAGAGTTTTGCATCTCGTCGCCCGACACTTCAAAGGTCAGTCGCACGGACATACCTCTAACCGAGCCTAGTGAGTTTCTCTCCTCCTCAGTCTACATACAATCCGGGGACCCGGAGATAAAAAACAAGGCTTCCGAGATTGTCGGTGATGAGCGCGACGTCATGGCGGCTTCAAGAAAACTTGTTCTGTGGGTGTACAAGAACCTTCGAAAGAGAGCTACGGCATCGGTGCCTTCAGCCGTAGAGGTGCTTCATACACTCGAGGGCGACTGCAACGAGCACGCGATTCTTCTTGCCGCTCTGGCAAGATCAGAGGGCATTCCTGCAAAGATCAATGTGGGACTAGTGTATCTGGACGGCGCATTCTACTATCACGCATGGAACTCGCTCTACATAGGAGGGGCTTGGCTGCCCGTTGACGCTACTTTCGGCCAGATTCCTTCAGACCCGACCCATATCCAGCTTCATGAAGGCGAGCTCGACGAACAGGCAAAGGTGCTTTCGGTTGTCGGCAAGCTCAAAATAAGCGTCATCTCCTATAAATAG
- a CDS encoding LPS-assembly protein LptD, whose protein sequence is MSLLFFLLAQPVSAPSGRDTEPVITETDTTFKDTLKAGVSTVEFKADTVIFYADTKEVLLLHNAEVRYGEIKVYSDSIRFSTRKKQLSAYKNVRFFSGRDSVIGSWMRYDVETKKGCMEDGHTQIEKGFFYGQSIWLVEENTLHITNGYYTTCANEKPHYDFFGFELKVFLNDMVIARPLLFRLGKLPVLAAPFWYVPIGSERKSGLLPFQLSYNSTEGFYLKKARYYWAANDYMDALFSADIMTRTGIKPGLNVNWAWGPKAAEYLSGSFIGSYINELETGRRRWEIHLADMTKIPDGTSISADINFKSDGTFSYDYLDNPDSTPVVLDQTSTSNVSISRSIFTRPVSIAASRTDSLNDSTYTMTLPSLNLSWPTLNLWEIFSLSFGSFSLSNSYNHGKRWLVDTLSGDSSRYWFDERKTSFDQPLSLSWAYTFFGAYTFSQSWSAGQNLTLTQDTLIRGGNYSLNNSLGTTLYRLFGVNTLGMKGLLHSVSPSINYSITPKVGQIYPWLAYPRFDTIFAGHSVSLSVSQSFQTKLRSKTDTTSFTKQTLLNLGTDISYNLLSDSLSPVSASISLPGGLPLTASGGASFNVYNGNYSLNADLTAQLDRIIFPLIGIKPKEENHDTTQDTTIRDTTSQFTTVKPDTLEKETFGQRFAKSTFYIRYNWGLQSVNGNIIPEDNMLAFNTSIYLPLEFQINFQTQANFSENKKYWYQYLLAPHLSVIKGLHCWEAAIEIGPKSGTITLDPADLDWSFYLRIKELPDFEISTKLFKSLTGSGG, encoded by the coding sequence TTGTCTCTGCTGTTTTTTCTCCTGGCTCAACCCGTATCCGCGCCTTCGGGAAGGGATACAGAGCCGGTCATAACAGAGACGGATACTACATTCAAGGATACCCTAAAAGCTGGCGTCTCAACCGTCGAATTCAAGGCAGATACCGTAATCTTCTATGCCGATACCAAGGAGGTTCTACTCCTTCACAATGCGGAAGTCAGATACGGTGAAATCAAGGTCTATTCCGACTCCATAAGATTTTCCACCCGTAAGAAACAGCTTTCTGCTTACAAGAACGTGAGATTTTTTTCAGGGCGCGACAGCGTAATAGGTTCGTGGATGAGATATGATGTGGAGACTAAAAAGGGCTGCATGGAGGATGGGCACACTCAGATAGAAAAGGGATTCTTCTACGGCCAGAGTATATGGCTTGTCGAGGAGAATACCCTTCACATAACGAACGGCTATTACACAACATGCGCAAATGAAAAACCTCATTATGATTTCTTTGGTTTCGAGCTTAAGGTTTTTCTGAACGATATGGTCATCGCGCGGCCCCTGCTCTTCAGGCTCGGAAAGCTGCCTGTTCTTGCGGCTCCTTTCTGGTACGTGCCTATAGGCAGCGAGCGGAAATCAGGTCTCCTGCCTTTTCAGTTGAGCTATAACAGCACCGAAGGTTTTTACCTGAAAAAAGCCCGATACTACTGGGCTGCGAACGACTACATGGACGCGCTTTTTTCGGCCGATATAATGACGCGCACAGGCATAAAACCCGGCTTAAACGTTAACTGGGCATGGGGACCAAAGGCAGCGGAGTACCTTTCAGGCAGTTTCATCGGAAGCTACATAAACGAGCTCGAGACCGGTCGTAGAAGATGGGAGATTCATTTAGCCGACATGACAAAGATTCCAGATGGGACTAGCATCTCTGCTGATATTAATTTTAAGAGTGACGGAACCTTCAGTTACGACTACTTGGATAATCCGGACAGCACGCCCGTTGTCCTTGATCAGACGTCTACATCGAACGTCTCAATATCCCGCAGTATCTTCACAAGACCGGTATCTATTGCCGCATCGAGGACAGACAGCCTTAACGATTCTACCTATACCATGACTCTACCTAGTCTTAATCTTTCCTGGCCTACGCTGAATCTTTGGGAAATCTTTTCGCTCTCGTTCGGAAGCTTCTCTTTATCCAACAGCTACAATCACGGCAAGCGCTGGTTGGTCGATACTCTTTCAGGCGACAGCTCAAGATACTGGTTTGACGAACGCAAAACATCATTCGACCAGCCTCTCTCCCTTTCATGGGCGTATACCTTCTTCGGCGCGTACACGTTCTCCCAGTCATGGTCTGCCGGTCAGAATCTTACCTTGACCCAGGATACTCTCATCCGAGGCGGAAACTACTCGCTGAATAATTCTCTAGGTACGACTCTGTACCGGCTTTTTGGTGTCAACACCCTGGGTATGAAGGGACTGCTCCACAGCGTTTCGCCTTCAATAAATTACTCAATTACACCCAAAGTCGGTCAAATCTATCCCTGGCTGGCATATCCCAGATTTGATACCATTTTTGCGGGACACTCCGTTTCCCTGAGCGTAAGCCAGAGCTTTCAGACGAAACTTCGCTCCAAGACGGATACGACTTCTTTCACAAAACAGACTCTTTTGAATCTTGGAACAGACATAAGCTACAACCTTCTTTCCGACAGCCTTTCGCCTGTAAGTGCATCGATATCGCTGCCTGGCGGGCTTCCCCTCACTGCAAGCGGCGGTGCGAGCTTCAATGTTTACAACGGCAATTACTCCTTAAACGCGGATCTGACCGCCCAGCTCGACAGGATTATTTTCCCTCTGATAGGAATAAAACCCAAGGAGGAGAACCATGACACCACTCAGGATACAACGATTCGAGACACGACCAGCCAATTCACCACTGTAAAACCCGATACGCTTGAAAAAGAGACGTTCGGTCAGAGATTCGCAAAAAGCACTTTCTACATCAGATATAATTGGGGTTTGCAATCGGTAAATGGAAATATAATTCCTGAAGATAACATGCTTGCCTTTAACACCTCTATTTACCTTCCACTCGAGTTTCAGATAAACTTCCAGACCCAGGCCAACTTCTCAGAAAACAAAAAATACTGGTATCAATACCTTTTGGCTCCCCACCTTTCTGTAATCAAGGGGCTTCACTGCTGGGAGGCTGCAATAGAGATAGGCCCGAAGAGCGGCACGATTACGCTTGATCCTGCCGATCTGGACTGGAGCTTTTATTTGAGGATAAAAGAGCTTCCAGATTTCGAGATAAGCACCAAGCTTTTCAAAAGCCTCACGGGTTCAGGCGGATAA